The following are encoded in a window of Corynebacterium argentoratense DSM 44202 genomic DNA:
- the metX gene encoding homoserine O-acetyltransferase MetX, translated as MTLRIQSIGDFTTEAGATIRDASIAWQMWGDPHPGAKYLLVEHALTGDSDVSDWWSELLGPNKALDPEHYCIISTNVLGGCSGSTGPSSPHPDGGVWGSRFPALSIRDMVRAESAALEQIGIDHLHGVIGGSMGGARALEWAALYPDRVGAAMVIAVSARASAWQIGIQSTQILAIVNDPYWQGGDYYESGVRPDQGLASARRLAHLTYRGELEIDERFGADAQRGENPMGPFWDQHQRFAVDSYLDYQAEKLVERFDPGSYVILTDALNRHNIGRDRGGLNKALASITVPTMIVGVDTDILYPYHQQEHLSRNLGNLLGMAKISSPCGHDAFLTETRQMDNIVRRFLGSLD; from the coding sequence ATGACCCTACGCATCCAATCTATTGGAGATTTCACCACCGAAGCGGGCGCCACCATCCGCGATGCCTCCATTGCTTGGCAGATGTGGGGAGACCCCCATCCGGGGGCGAAATACCTACTCGTGGAGCACGCCCTCACTGGGGATAGCGACGTATCAGATTGGTGGTCAGAGCTTCTCGGGCCGAACAAGGCTCTGGACCCCGAGCACTACTGCATCATTTCCACCAACGTTCTTGGAGGCTGTAGCGGCTCAACCGGCCCCAGCTCTCCCCACCCAGATGGGGGTGTGTGGGGCAGCCGCTTCCCCGCCCTGTCCATTCGAGACATGGTCCGTGCGGAGTCCGCAGCCTTGGAGCAGATCGGCATCGATCACCTCCACGGCGTCATTGGTGGGTCGATGGGCGGTGCACGCGCGCTTGAGTGGGCGGCGCTCTACCCGGATCGTGTAGGCGCAGCCATGGTCATCGCAGTCTCAGCTCGGGCTAGCGCTTGGCAAATCGGCATCCAGAGCACGCAGATCTTAGCAATCGTCAACGATCCGTATTGGCAAGGCGGGGACTATTACGAAAGCGGAGTCCGCCCAGATCAAGGCCTCGCATCAGCACGCAGGCTCGCACACCTGACCTACAGGGGCGAATTGGAGATTGATGAGCGTTTCGGGGCTGATGCGCAACGGGGCGAAAATCCCATGGGGCCTTTTTGGGACCAGCATCAGCGCTTCGCGGTGGATAGCTACCTGGACTACCAGGCCGAAAAGCTTGTTGAGCGCTTCGACCCTGGGTCTTATGTGATCCTCACTGACGCGCTCAACCGACACAATATTGGCCGCGACCGAGGTGGTCTTAACAAGGCTCTAGCCTCCATCACAGTGCCCACCATGATCGTCGGGGTCGACACCGACATCCTCTACCCCTACCACCAGCAGGAACACCTGTCCCGCAATCTAGGCAACCTGCTGGGGATGGCAAAGATTTCCTCCCCCTGCGGCCACGACGCGTTCCTCACCGAAACCCGCCAGATGGACAATATCGTGCGGCGTTTCCTCGGTAGCCTCGACTAA
- a CDS encoding DUF3017 domain-containing protein — protein sequence MTQVSDRDSTVNLEDNPHDRALPPSTLTPLQQRLALVLFVIGFVLSGVFSLTEHWRRATFMLGLSLAWLAVVRARCDSRILGVLSVRSRKFDVLFCSGLGAVMMFLAASVDALGS from the coding sequence ATGACTCAAGTCAGCGACAGGGACAGCACGGTTAACCTGGAGGACAACCCCCACGACCGTGCCTTGCCGCCGTCAACACTAACCCCTTTACAGCAACGGTTGGCACTCGTCCTGTTCGTGATCGGTTTTGTGCTTTCCGGAGTATTTTCGCTGACGGAGCACTGGCGCCGAGCCACCTTCATGCTTGGACTATCGCTCGCGTGGCTAGCAGTCGTGCGCGCGCGATGCGACTCGCGCATACTCGGGGTGCTGTCGGTGCGAAGTAGGAAATTTGATGTGCTGTTCTGCTCGGGGCTGGGCGCCGTGATGATGTTCCTCGCAGCCTCCGTCGATGCACTAGGAAGCTAG
- a CDS encoding bifunctional methylenetetrahydrofolate dehydrogenase/methenyltetrahydrofolate cyclohydrolase, translating to MTAVKLDGTLYRNEIFEELQRDVATLKEHGIVPGLATVLVGDDPASHAYVNMKHRDCESIGVRSIRKDLPADVTQEQLLAVIDELNADPECTGYIVQLPLPKHLDENAVLEHIDPAKDADGLHPVNLGKLVLGEPAPLPCTPNGAIHLLRRFGVEIAGKEVVVIGRGVTVGRPIGLMLTRRSENATVTLCHTGTVDLAKHTREADIIIAAAGVPHMLTADMVKPGAAILDVGVSRKDGKLLGDVAPEVWDTAGFVSPNPGGVGPLTRAFLVRNVVKSALKALES from the coding sequence GTGACTGCAGTGAAGCTAGATGGAACCCTCTACCGCAACGAAATCTTTGAAGAGCTACAACGTGATGTAGCCACGCTCAAAGAACACGGCATCGTGCCGGGCCTAGCCACCGTGCTTGTAGGCGACGACCCCGCAAGCCACGCCTACGTCAACATGAAGCACCGCGACTGCGAATCCATCGGAGTGCGATCCATTCGCAAAGACCTCCCCGCGGACGTCACCCAAGAGCAACTACTCGCTGTCATCGACGAGCTCAACGCAGACCCGGAATGCACCGGCTACATCGTGCAGCTCCCCCTACCTAAGCACCTCGACGAAAATGCAGTCCTCGAACACATCGATCCAGCCAAAGACGCCGACGGGCTACACCCCGTCAACCTAGGGAAACTCGTCCTGGGAGAGCCTGCCCCGCTGCCGTGCACCCCCAACGGTGCCATCCACTTGCTTCGTCGTTTCGGCGTAGAGATCGCGGGTAAAGAAGTAGTCGTCATCGGACGCGGCGTCACCGTAGGTCGACCTATCGGGCTGATGCTCACCCGGCGCAGCGAAAACGCCACCGTCACCCTGTGCCACACCGGCACCGTCGACCTAGCAAAGCACACGCGCGAAGCGGACATCATCATCGCGGCCGCAGGGGTGCCGCACATGCTCACTGCTGACATGGTCAAACCCGGTGCCGCCATACTCGACGTTGGGGTGTCGCGCAAAGACGGCAAACTGTTGGGCGACGTCGCACCAGAGGTGTGGGACACCGCAGGTTTCGTTTCCCCCAACCCCGGCGGCGTTGGGCCCCTCACGCGCGCCTTCTTGGTTCGCAACGTCGTCAAAAGTGCACTCAAAGCACTCGAATCCTAA
- a CDS encoding tRNA (cytidine(34)-2'-O)-methyltransferase — MQVLNVIFDQPVIPPNTGNAIRLCACTGARLHLAGPLGFNFEDKNLKRAGLDYHDLADVSVHDDLDAALDALPGARVFAFTAHASTRYTDIEFVPGDVLLFGTEPTGLSKQALAHPRVTEQLKIPMLEGRRSLNLANCAAIAVYEAWRQLGFSGS; from the coding sequence TTGCAGGTGCTCAACGTGATTTTTGATCAGCCTGTCATCCCTCCGAATACGGGTAATGCGATTCGTTTATGTGCGTGTACTGGGGCGCGGTTGCATCTCGCTGGCCCGTTGGGGTTCAACTTTGAGGATAAGAATCTCAAGCGGGCGGGTTTGGATTATCACGATTTGGCGGATGTTAGTGTTCATGATGATCTTGACGCCGCGTTGGATGCGCTGCCGGGTGCGCGCGTGTTTGCGTTCACTGCGCATGCTTCGACGCGTTATACCGATATCGAGTTTGTCCCTGGTGACGTGTTGTTGTTTGGGACGGAGCCCACGGGTTTGTCTAAGCAGGCGCTGGCGCATCCTCGTGTGACCGAGCAGTTGAAGATTCCGATGTTGGAGGGGCGCCGGAGTCTAAATTTGGCTAATTGTGCGGCTATTGCTGTGTACGAGGCGTGGCGGCAGCTTGGTTTTTCTGGGAGCTGA
- a CDS encoding metal-dependent transcriptional regulator — MHIQSLSQKTQDYLKVIWEICERTETPASNSAIADALEEKNSTVSEAIKRLRAQKLVEHKPYQGVTLTEEGASLAVAMVRRHRLIEMFLCDTLGYTWDEVHDEAEILEHAVSDTFLDRVDTLLGHPHRDPHGDPIPRADGTIDIVGIRDLSSVNIGESATVERIRDRDPELLRYLAQRGILPGVTISVVDTPHSSLKMLKVAGADEPVALADSQSCAIVVSSQKNQAAATPRTQQ, encoded by the coding sequence ATGCACATTCAGTCGTTGTCACAAAAAACCCAGGACTATCTCAAAGTAATTTGGGAGATCTGTGAACGCACTGAAACCCCAGCATCCAACAGCGCAATCGCCGACGCACTAGAAGAAAAAAACTCCACGGTATCCGAGGCAATCAAACGCCTCAGAGCCCAAAAACTCGTCGAGCACAAGCCCTACCAAGGGGTCACCCTCACAGAAGAAGGCGCCAGCCTAGCCGTCGCAATGGTTCGCCGCCACCGGCTCATCGAAATGTTTCTATGCGACACACTTGGCTACACCTGGGACGAAGTACACGACGAGGCCGAAATCCTCGAGCACGCAGTCAGCGACACATTCCTAGACCGCGTCGACACCCTACTGGGCCACCCACATCGCGACCCCCACGGTGACCCCATCCCCCGCGCCGACGGCACCATAGACATCGTTGGAATCCGCGACCTATCCAGCGTCAACATCGGCGAAAGCGCCACCGTCGAACGCATCCGCGACCGCGACCCGGAACTCCTGCGCTATCTCGCGCAACGAGGCATCCTACCAGGCGTAACCATCAGTGTCGTCGACACCCCACATTCCTCGCTCAAAATGCTCAAAGTAGCAGGCGCCGATGAACCCGTGGCCCTCGCCGACAGTCAATCCTGTGCGATCGTCGTCAGCTCCCAGAAAAACCAAGCTGCCGCCACGCCTCGTACACAGCAATAG
- a CDS encoding metal ABC transporter permease — translation MILNVLALPIVEVIIIGALAGLVGVYAVLNNKVFFTESITHGTFPGAVIGVVLGAHFGLDHAGLSLMLFAGATAACVPLSWLMFVLARKSTMSPQSAAGVVLTLGFALGYFLNKWFAPLPLKIEGFLAGSVLNIHRTDVLAAAIVFAISLAITARWGNTLIFYAFDRSGFQALNSKHASIAGRSIAPTALAEITMLTMITSTIVVLIPAVGTILAIALVAAPAAGLAPRMNSPQALMIAAPIAGVIIGLAGLAVAIVFNLSAGGTIALAAGAFYLGCRLL, via the coding sequence GAGGTCATTATCATCGGCGCACTCGCGGGACTAGTCGGGGTGTACGCAGTACTCAACAACAAGGTCTTCTTCACCGAATCCATCACCCACGGAACATTTCCCGGTGCCGTCATCGGCGTCGTCCTGGGCGCGCACTTTGGACTCGACCATGCAGGGCTGTCCCTCATGCTTTTCGCTGGCGCTACAGCAGCTTGCGTCCCCTTAAGTTGGCTGATGTTCGTGCTGGCTCGCAAATCAACCATGTCGCCACAGTCAGCGGCAGGTGTTGTTCTCACACTCGGTTTTGCGCTCGGATACTTCCTCAACAAATGGTTTGCGCCACTACCACTGAAAATCGAAGGCTTCCTCGCCGGCAGCGTTCTCAACATCCACCGAACTGATGTGCTCGCCGCAGCAATCGTCTTCGCAATATCACTCGCTATCACCGCTCGGTGGGGCAACACCCTCATCTTCTACGCCTTCGACCGCAGCGGATTCCAAGCACTCAACAGTAAACACGCAAGCATTGCAGGACGCAGCATAGCGCCCACCGCGCTCGCCGAAATCACAATGCTCACCATGATTACCTCGACCATCGTGGTGCTCATTCCCGCAGTCGGAACCATCCTTGCCATCGCTCTAGTGGCAGCACCAGCAGCGGGGCTTGCGCCACGCATGAACAGCCCGCAAGCCTTAATGATCGCAGCGCCCATAGCCGGCGTCATCATTGGACTTGCAGGACTCGCAGTCGCGATCGTATTCAATCTTTCTGCAGGTGGAACCATCGCACTGGCCGCGGGTGCGTTCTACCTAGGGTGCCGACTACTATAA